In the genome of Massilia sp. PAMC28688, one region contains:
- the mobA gene encoding molybdenum cofactor guanylyltransferase MobA, with the protein MSNVTGLILAGGRGSRMGHVDKGLQPFRGMPMAAHVVARLAPQVAHIAINANQNHDAYAAFGVPVWADDLAGFEGPLAGLETGLRRCPTDLMVTAPCDSPFLPHDLVARLHAAMTRENADLALAETEEADEDGALRIQPHPVFALVRRAVLPQLSAYLQQGGRRMDGWYGSIRVVHVRFDDASAFRNINTLRELQQFEEE; encoded by the coding sequence GTGAGCAATGTTACCGGACTGATCCTGGCCGGCGGCCGCGGCAGCCGCATGGGCCACGTGGACAAGGGGTTGCAGCCGTTTCGGGGCATGCCGATGGCCGCGCATGTGGTGGCCCGCCTGGCGCCGCAGGTCGCGCACATCGCCATCAACGCCAACCAGAATCACGACGCCTACGCAGCCTTCGGCGTGCCCGTGTGGGCTGACGACCTGGCCGGATTCGAAGGCCCGCTCGCCGGCCTGGAAACCGGCTTGCGCCGCTGCCCTACGGACCTCATGGTGACGGCGCCGTGCGACTCGCCATTTCTGCCACACGACCTGGTGGCGCGCCTGCACGCGGCAATGACAAGGGAAAACGCCGATCTCGCGCTGGCCGAAACCGAAGAAGCAGATGAGGATGGCGCGCTGCGCATCCAGCCGCACCCGGTGTTCGCCCTGGTACGGCGCGCGGTGCTGCCGCAGCTTTCGGCCTACCTGCAGCAGGGCGGCCGGCGCATGGACGGCTGGTACGGCAGCATCCGCGTGGTTCACGTGCGCTTTGATGACGCCAGCGCCTTTCGCAACATCAACACGCTGCGCGAGCTGCAGCAATTCGAAGAAGAATGA
- a CDS encoding type II toxin-antitoxin system VapC family toxin has translation MLDTNILIYLIKQKPAQVMRRFSTHALTDISVSSISVAELEFGVTKSGSTRNQEALHGWLQLLHRPAFDDHAAHTYGLLRTALEANGTPIGPLDTLIAAHAMALDMTLVTNNVREFSRVPGLLIEDWTKA, from the coding sequence ATGCTCGATACCAATATTCTCATCTACCTGATCAAGCAAAAGCCTGCACAGGTGATGCGACGATTCTCCACCCACGCGCTGACAGATATCAGCGTGTCCAGCATATCAGTTGCCGAACTGGAATTTGGCGTGACGAAAAGTGGCTCAACGCGCAATCAGGAAGCGCTTCATGGGTGGCTGCAACTGTTGCATCGGCCAGCTTTTGACGACCATGCTGCGCATACCTACGGTCTCCTCCGCACTGCACTCGAAGCAAACGGTACACCGATCGGTCCGCTTGATACCCTGATTGCCGCGCATGCAATGGCATTGGACATGACTCTGGTCACCAATAATGTCAGGGAGTTCTCACGGGTGCCCGGCCTCTTGATTGAGGATTGGACAAAGGCGTGA
- a CDS encoding antitoxin, with the protein MATAKVFMSGRSQAVRLPKEFRVGVTELAITRIGRSLVLTPKDPQWSDFFDMLQHFDDTAPVERNQPQEQQQRDW; encoded by the coding sequence ATGGCAACAGCAAAAGTGTTTATGTCAGGTAGAAGCCAGGCTGTGCGTTTGCCGAAGGAATTTCGCGTGGGCGTGACCGAACTCGCCATCACAAGAATCGGCCGGTCGCTGGTCCTCACACCGAAAGATCCCCAGTGGTCCGATTTCTTCGACATGCTGCAGCACTTTGACGACACTGCGCCTGTCGAACGTAATCAGCCCCAGGAACAACAGCAGCGAGACTGGTAG